A stretch of the Lolium perenne isolate Kyuss_39 chromosome 3, Kyuss_2.0, whole genome shotgun sequence genome encodes the following:
- the LOC127338047 gene encoding uncharacterized protein, with amino-acid sequence MGWAATMSLAMSLILLIAMFSTLPAAHADAGFISRTCKKTKNAAMCVAVLRDAPESAKASTAHGLASIALQIAIDTADHNGAVIGDLAKKSQGTPQGDALAVCLGAYVDAAMDLDIDGRSGFDGGDYAGTSKLLSGAKGAGDACENAFKGIGKMPPVTAIDIMMTERCSVAADLVDLLIHK; translated from the coding sequence ATGGGGTGGGCAGCGACGATGTCCCTAGCTATGTCTCTCATCCTACTCATCGCGATGTTCTCCACCCTTCCCGCCGCCCACGCCGACGCCGGCTTCATCTCCCGCACATGCAAGAAGACCAAGAACGCCGCCATGTGTGTGGCCGTGCTGCGTGACGCCCCGGAGAGCGCCAAGGCCTCCACCGCACACGGCCTCGCCAGTATCGCGCTGCAGATTGCCATCGACACCGCCGACCACAACGGCGCGGTCATCGGCGACCTGGCCAAGAAGAGCCAGGGTACGCCCCAGGGGGACGCGCTGGCCGTCTGCCTCGGGGCCTATGTCGATGCTGCCATGGACCTCGACATCGACGGCCGCTCCGGCTTCGATGGCGGGGACTACGCTGGCACGTCCAAGCTCTTGTCGGGCGCAAAGGGCGCCGGCGATGCATGCGAGAACGCGTTCAAGGGGATCGGCAAAATGCCCCCCGTTACCGCCATTGATATCATGATGACGGAGCGCTGCAGTGTTGCTGCCGACCTCGTTGACCTGCTTATCCACAAATGA